CGCTGCGCGGGAGCGGCGGAATCGTGTCGTTGCCGCACAGACGCATCGGCGGAGCTTCGAGATACTCGAAACACTTTTCGGTCGCGAGCGCCATCAATTCCGCCGCGACGCCGAAGCTCTTCGGGCCTTCCTGCACCACGAGCAGACGACCTGTTTTCTTGATTGAGTTTACAATCGTATCCCAATCGAGCGGATAGATCGTGCGCAGGTCGATCAATTCAATGTTGATATGATCTTTTTCGATAAAGTCGAGCGCCTTACGGCAGACGTGCATCATCGCGCCGTAGGAAATCACGGTCATGTCGCGGCCTTCCTTCTCGACTTTCGCCTTGCCGATGGGAATGCGGTAGAGACCTTCGGGCACTTCCTGCTTCATCGCGCGGTAAAGACGCTTGGGTTCTTGATAGATCACCGGATCGTTGTCTTCAATCGCGGAAACCATCAGACCTTTCGCGTCGTACGGCGTCGAGGGAATCACGACTTTCAAACCGGGGATGTGCGCGTACATCGCTTCCATCGCCTCGGAGTGCATTTCGAGCGCCTTCACGCCGCCGCCATACGGGAAACGAATCACCGCGGGCACGTGACGCTGGCCGCGCGTGCGGTAGCGGTAGCGCGAAATGTGCGTGATGATTTGATTCATCGCGGGATACACGAAACCGTCGAATTGCATTTCGGCGACGGGACGCAGCCCCATCACAGACATGCCGATGCACGCGCCGATGATCGACGATTCGGCCAGCGGCGTGTCGAACACGCGCTTGACGCCGTGCTTCTTTTGGAGATGTTCGGTCACACGGAAGACGCCGCCTTCAACGCCGACGTCTTCACCGAAGCACAGCACGGACGGATCATCCGCGAGCTTCACGTCCAGCGCATTGTTCAGCGCCTGCACCATAGTCATAACGGGCATGGATTGCTCCTATTGAGAAAATTTTCTTGAAACATGATAAGTCACCTCGTGTGTGCGGGGTTCTGATTCCCCCTCGCTTTAGCGGGGCTCCTTCTGATTCCCTCTCGCTTTAGCGGGGGGGTTAGGGGGGGTCTCTGCAATGGCGAGTTCGATGCGTTCAAGCACGCCGCTCAAATTCTGCAACACCGCCAAGTTGCCGACTCGAATCATCCGATAGCCTTGTTGCTCAAGCCACTCGGATCGCGAATTGTCATACTCAATCTGACTCATTTCCGCATGTGTCAGTCCATCCACTTCGATGATGACATTGTACTCAGGCAGAACGAAGTCTACGATGTACGCCCCGATGTTCATTTGTCTGCGGACACGAGTGCCGAGTTTATTTGCGCGTATGGATTGCGACAAGTGCTTTTCAGCGGCAGTGGGCTCCTTGCGCATTTCGCGGGCGCGCTGGAAATTCTCTTTGGGGACGTTCTGCCATCTGGGCGTGGTAACTCCTTTTCACCCCCCCTTGCCCCCCCCCGCTGAAGCGAGGGGGAATGAAAGTGCCTACCCCCGCTTCACCTGCCAGTCGATGAACGCCTGAATATCCGCCTTCTGTTCAATCAGCGAGTTCGTCAGGTTTTCGTACTGGTGCTCGAAGAGCTCGTGAATCGGGTTGGGACCGAGACCGACGACGCGCTGAACGACGGCGTCGACCTTGGCGGCGCACTCTTCTTCATACGACGTTTCGTCCTTGTCACTCCAGAGTTTTTTCTCTTCGAGATATTTCTTGACGCGAATCAGCGGATCGCGCGGCTCCCAGATCTTTTCTTCTTCGTGCGTACGGTACTTGGTCGGATCGTCCGACGTCGTATGGGCACCCATTCTGTAGGTCACGGCTTCAATTAGCACGGGACCGTTGCCTGCGCGCGCAAAGTCGACGGCTTCCTTCGTCGCGCGATAGACCGCGAACAAATCGTTGCCGTCCACTTGAATACCGGGCAAGCCGAAACCGACGGCCTTCTGCGCAATCGTCGCGGCTTTCGTCTGCTGATCGCGCGGGACGCTGATCGCGTATTGGTTGTTGTTGCAGAAGAACACGCACGGACAGGTAAACACCGCGGCCCAGTTTAGCCCTTCGGAAAAATCTCCTTCCGACGTGCCGCCGTCCCCGAAGTAGCACAGCACAGCCTGGTCGAGACCTTTGTAGTTGATCGCATGACCGATACCGGCCGCGTGGGGAATCTGCGAAGAGATCGGCACCGACGTCGGCAAGCTGTTCACACCTTCGGGCATGACCGCACCGCTCTCGAGACCGAGGTACCACTTGTACACCGTTTCGACGGGCACGCCGTGCCACATGTACGCGCCGATTTCGCGGAAGGCCGGGACCATCCAGTCGTCTTTGCGCAGCGCCATCGCCGAACCGACTGCGGCTGCTTCCTGTCCGCGGTTGACGGGCAGCGTGTAGAGCTTGCCCTGACGCTGCAGGTTGACGGCCTTGAGGTCGACGATGCGCGCGTACTTCATCATCTTGTAACCCTCAAGCAGCAACTCGTCACTCATCTCGGGCATCCACTCGGGATGCAGGACCTTTCCATTGGGGTCGAGGATCTCGAGTTTCTTGCCCGACGTCGCGTCATAGGCATCGAACAGCGAGGAGGTTGGCTTAGCCCCCGCATGTCCGTTGGTCTTATCGGTTTTCTTGGTCTTGGTCTCAGCGGCCATGACAACTCCCTTTATTTGAATTATTTATCCATAATCAGTTGAAATGAGGAAGATTAGAATCCTCCAAGCAAAGTCAATATAAGGTTTTTTCTCAGGATAGCAAGGCTTAAAACATATATTTTGATGTTGAATGATTTAGTGTTTATGTAAAATGGTCGTCATTCTGAATGAAGCGCAGTGAAATGAAGAGCCCCTCTGAAAAACGTGGAATTGGGCCACTTTCTCCAGAGGGATCCTTCACTACGTTCAGGATGACGACGGATCGGGCTATTTCAGCAGCACCACTTTCTGCATTTGGGTTTGCGTGGCAGTCTCGGCGCGGAGGAAATAGAGCCCGCTGGCGAGGGCTGGCGGGGCGATGTAGGAGTTACCCTTAGCTAGACTTTCTGATGCTGAATGAAGCTTGAGCACAAAGCTGCAGAGAAACGTCAAAAGACTTGGCCAAATGCGACTTTTGAACTTGCACTGGGTTGTACCTCCAGTTCTGGTCAAAATCCAGATCTTCTATTAGGCCGATAAAGTCCTTGAAGCCGTGATCAAGTTTAATACACTCAGACACGAGTAACTTTCTGTTGTGGCCAAGTTCTTTGAGCTTTGCGTCTGGCATTCCATGCCAACTCAAAAACGCTTTCATGGATTTCTCTGCTGACTGAATAGTCATGAAATACGCATTTAGCAGAGAATACCCCAACTCACAGAGTGCCGATGCCGAGTCAAGGTCAACTAGCGACGCACACAACCGTAATGCAACGCTATTATTTCCTTCAAAATCATATGCCGAATGAAGCGTGTCGTGGATTACACCATATGTACTCCGAAAATGAAGAAACCATTTCTCGCGGCGGCACTCGCAGCGGGTGCCCCGCTATCTCCGACACATGAAACGGGATTTGGGATTTCTCCAGATTCCGGCCGGGTTGCGGAAGACCTTAACCCAGCTCGGCGAGTGAGCGCACTTCCTCTTTCCTCTTTTCTATTTGCTATTTTCCGCCTTCTCTCTTGACAATTTGAACAAATGGTCATAACTTACGCGGAACAAACTCAGGACGGCCAAAATGAACTCTGAAGAAATACGCGACGCGCTCTACTCCCAATTTGGAGCCACTTTGGACATGCTGGAAAACGCGATTCTGGCCTGTCCTGATGATGTATGGAGCAATGGTGAAATCATCAGCGAGCGAACGTGGTGGGAGTTCTGGTATCTGGCCTCGCATACACTCTTTTGGACAGACTTTTACCTGTCTGAGACCATCGAAAACTTCACTCCGCCGAAGCCGTTTGGCCTGGAAGAACGTGATCCTGCCGGCGTACTCCCCCCGCGCGTGTACACACAGAAAGAACTTCTAACCTACCTCGAACATGATCGCCGGAAGATGCAGGAAGTCTTCAGAAACCTCACCGGCGAGAAGATGTCCGAGCGGTTTATCGTTGGCAAGAAGAATTTCTCTGTTGTGGAGAAATTGCTGTATACCATGCGGCACATCCAGCACCACACCGCGCAGTTGAATCTGCTCTTGCGGCAATCCGGACACGAGCCGCCCACATGGGTGACACACCCCAAACAACCGTTGACCCAATGAAAAAAGGACTCGCACAAGCGAGTCCTTTATTTTGCGGCGACCCTCTCAGGCCGCGCCACATTCGCGCCGTTGTCGGTCTCCAGACCGGCAATGGCAATTC
This region of Calditrichota bacterium genomic DNA includes:
- a CDS encoding alpha-ketoacid dehydrogenase subunit beta — protein: MPVMTMVQALNNALDVKLADDPSVLCFGEDVGVEGGVFRVTEHLQKKHGVKRVFDTPLAESSIIGACIGMSVMGLRPVAEMQFDGFVYPAMNQIITHISRYRYRTRGQRHVPAVIRFPYGGGVKALEMHSEAMEAMYAHIPGLKVVIPSTPYDAKGLMVSAIEDNDPVIYQEPKRLYRAMKQEVPEGLYRIPIGKAKVEKEGRDMTVISYGAMMHVCRKALDFIEKDHINIELIDLRTIYPLDWDTIVNSIKKTGRLLVVQEGPKSFGVAAELMALATEKCFEYLEAPPMRLCGNDTIPPLPRSEDLYCPTPERVHYYARKLADYQM
- a CDS encoding endonuclease domain-containing protein is translated as MRKEPTAAEKHLSQSIRANKLGTRVRRQMNIGAYIVDFVLPEYNVIIEVDGLTHAEMSQIEYDNSRSEWLEQQGYRMIRVGNLAVLQNLSGVLERIELAIAETPPNPPAKARGNQKEPR
- the pdhA gene encoding pyruvate dehydrogenase (acetyl-transferring) E1 component subunit alpha; its protein translation is MAAETKTKKTDKTNGHAGAKPTSSLFDAYDATSGKKLEILDPNGKVLHPEWMPEMSDELLLEGYKMMKYARIVDLKAVNLQRQGKLYTLPVNRGQEAAAVGSAMALRKDDWMVPAFREIGAYMWHGVPVETVYKWYLGLESGAVMPEGVNSLPTSVPISSQIPHAAGIGHAINYKGLDQAVLCYFGDGGTSEGDFSEGLNWAAVFTCPCVFFCNNNQYAISVPRDQQTKAATIAQKAVGFGLPGIQVDGNDLFAVYRATKEAVDFARAGNGPVLIEAVTYRMGAHTTSDDPTKYRTHEEEKIWEPRDPLIRVKKYLEEKKLWSDKDETSYEEECAAKVDAVVQRVVGLGPNPIHELFEHQYENLTNSLIEQKADIQAFIDWQVKRG
- a CDS encoding DinB family protein translates to MNSEEIRDALYSQFGATLDMLENAILACPDDVWSNGEIISERTWWEFWYLASHTLFWTDFYLSETIENFTPPKPFGLEERDPAGVLPPRVYTQKELLTYLEHDRRKMQEVFRNLTGEKMSERFIVGKKNFSVVEKLLYTMRHIQHHTAQLNLLLRQSGHEPPTWVTHPKQPLTQ